From Chryseobacterium salivictor, a single genomic window includes:
- the yajC gene encoding preprotein translocase subunit YajC, producing the protein MITIFLQAAAPEGSMMPTMIMMGLMFVGFYFLMIRPQMKKSKQEKNFQSELKVGSRVVTTSGMHGRIAQIQEDGVIIETLSGKLKFEKAAISREFTQQRFPDNASETK; encoded by the coding sequence ATGATAACAATATTTTTACAGGCCGCAGCACCGGAAGGTTCTATGATGCCGACCATGATCATGATGGGACTGATGTTCGTCGGGTTTTATTTCCTGATGATCCGTCCGCAAATGAAAAAATCGAAGCAGGAAAAAAACTTTCAGTCTGAATTAAAAGTAGGAAGCAGAGTAGTTACTACTTCTGGAATGCACGGTAGAATCGCACAAATTCAGGAAGATGGTGTTATTATCGAAACCCTTTCCGGAAAATTGAAGTTTGAAAAAGCAGCGATTTCAAGAGAATTTACACAACAGCGTTTCCCGGATAACGCTTCGGAAACTAAATAA